The DNA sequence GAAATAATGCAAAATTCTACAAAAGAATGTGAGAGAATTAATTGAAGGAGTCCATACTTTAGTGCATAAGAGAACTCTCCACCCTCACACATAGAAGAAGGGGAAGATGCACAAATAAAGGAGGAAGTCATGCACACTCCATGCTACATTCCAATAATTAAGGAGGATGCCATGCAAGTTTCTTTAACTCTATGCATGCAATCCCCTAGGAAGGAAAAATTGAATGTACCACCCACATTTGAATTAAAGCCTCTTCCTCCAACACTCGAATATGCTTTCCTTGGTCTTGATGAATTAGATAGATGCATAGGGTTAATGTTTGGTGGGTATCCTTTTTTTCCTCGTATCCATTGAAATCATTTCTCTTAACCAgctagaagaagagaaagaggataCAAATTTAGCAAGAACCACAATCTTTTGGTAACTCATTTTCTGACCCTTTTCTTTTAGTGCTCAATTAATCTTGATGTGCATTGCATGGAATAAGTTTGGTGTAAGAGTATTAATTAATAAGAGATGTGCAAGCCTTATTAAAAGTCGGATTTATAAAAGAGATCAAGTATCCTTTGTGGCTGGCTAATGTGGTCCTTATAAAAAAGTAGAACGaaaaatggaggatgtgtattgattacactAACCTCAGCAAAGCCTGCCCAAGGATCCATACCTTCTCCCCAACATTGATGCCCTGGTTGACTTGGCTTCAGGGTATAAGTATTGACGGAGGAAAATCGTCAgttaggaattttcacaaaataatttcgttgaagtatagatccaaaccaacaatcaaccctcaatcaaagtttgatTTTGTTTATCACTTAAGTTAAACCAATAAAAATCAAGAGTATTTAAAttttgggtcgtctctcaaaggaattataGGAAAgtatgcatattattggttatgaaaatttTGGAGATTTTTAATATGATGAACAAGAAAGCAAAGCTAACAACTAAGATAATATAAGTACTAAAAGATACTCATGGAAAGGATTAAGAGTCAAAGTTTTCTATCATAgatcattgaccacaacatggtaattataaagggttaattccacttagtcatcCTCTAGCATCGGagagttaagtcaagtggacataattggtcctaaaaccaactaacaaccctaaattaccAATTACACTAGACATCAATAATATCAAGGAacctaagtcctcaatcacaagccaagagtataaaaatctactctaaaatccaaccaagcattttatcaaatacttgaaaggtataaaaataaaagcatagtaaaattacaATAATAACAAAATCTAAAGCTATCAAATACAAGATAACAATAGTAACAACTTAATTAAACATCAATAAACAAAGAAATATCAAACTGCACTAATAgaaatcaaaattaacaagagttcataaacataaaagtgaccaaataaaagaaataacataTAAAACTAAGAGAgtaaagatgtaataacaagaaattgcaagaaaaactaaattaaagcaagatcAAAACCTAAATTTAAGAGGATTTTAACCTAAatctatcctaattctagagagaagagaaagcttctctctctagaatacaTCCCAAAACATGATTCTAACTAAACATAATTGCTCCCCTCTTgatccttcttgaatttggcctcaaatacttcagaaatgagttgaattggACTTGAGAAGGTCCAGAAACTACCAGCCATGTTTttcttaagtgagtcacgtgattGTATTCGTACGTACGCATGATTGTAAAAAAATGTAATCGTGTGTACACATCAATTCTTCTGCGTATGCATGGCTATAAaaattgcaattgtgcgtacgcatggctgTAAAATActccaaacttcatttcttcatgaattcttcacttttgcatgctttctcctTACTCCTTCAATCTTTACTTGTCttgtaaacctgaaatcacttcatcaaacacatcaaggtattgaatggaattaaagtgaattaaaattagcaaattaaaggcctaaaaagcatgttttaaaTCTTAAGTACAATTTAAGAAGAATTCACAataccatgctattttagtgaataagtgtaagaaaagttgatgaaatccaccaaattcaatacaaaataaaccataaaattgtggtttatcaacttTCTCACACTTAAACcaaacatgtcctcatgcttaacatcaagaaagatacaagaaaagggtatcaacatttatgcAATGCAAGTAAACTACCTAAatacaatctatctaaatgcatacAACTATTCTAGTTAACACTAGCTATCTATGTATATATaagtttagtcaaaataaatcaaattccaagaAAACATATATACACAATCAAGGACCAAAACAATCATAACCAAACCaaattcacaattgaattgagtcatccaaaataatttacaaacttgcaagatgaTCATGGTCATAAATGGAAGTAGGGAAtcgagcaattgaaccctcattggatgTGCATATGCACtttagtcgctcaagtgtttagggtcaatcCACTCaatcctcctctaatcatgctttctaaaatttgtacttcatctaatcaatcaacaaatatttaatgtacatatgcaaatatcatgaggacttttcaaggttgtaatgaggctaaagtaaaggtaaggatgcatatggtcaagtgagtttgaaatttgaatctttgatgaacttaaactctcacctaacacatataacaacccaTACAATTCAATTACAAacttaactacccattcttcactttttttcacacactcatgcatttttttcaatttacatcccatatgcattattcttattacttttctttggagcattttgtccccttcttattgctttctttttcttttttttattcttttttttataccaaaaacataatatatatatatatatatatatatcaaaactccaatgcatatggttttcatACTAATAcatgtacccaaattcccaagattttttaacaagaataaaacacTCAATTTTATCTACCAATATTTTTCggatttctccacacttaaaattATACAATTTCGTtaacttaagctaatcaaagatttaaATTAGGGACATTGTTGTTTTTTCCCTTATAGCTAGTGATGTGCttaatcaaaaacaaaagagaaattaaTAGGCTCAAAGTGGTAAACAATGGTAAATAAAATGATAGGCTATTTgggttaagtgagctataatgaagtgatggcctcaatcacataaatacaaaaacatatattaaataatggacatatagaattaaacaaaccaaatattacaatcatagagaaaagagctaacacacaagaataaaataagtgattaaatgatgtaaccacacaattaggctcaaaaactCATAAGTTGGGTGTTCTttgctcaaaaatcatatttcacaATGTATAAATCTTGCAAGTTTCCATGAAGaatttcaactcaaatcaatttgaatttcaatGCCCTATAGAAAAGAAAGTTTcttgaaatttttattaaattgattaacacttattctatatatgtatatatgatgtGATTAGATGGAAAAAGTAAAAAATCCTAAATTCATTTCTtaatttcaatcaaaccaaaaCATCAAGTGTATAGGAAATCAACTAGGAGCAATCATCACATCATCCAAATCACAATTATAACTAAAGACTAAAAGGTATATGTACAagtcaaaattaaaagaaaatgtaaaaaTATGCATCACTACAATATAATACTAGGTTATgtacaaataaaatttaaatgtgcaataaactaagaaagtgcaataaattaagtaaaaaatttttaaaatgataaaatatataaaaagtaactaaaaagcATAATAACAAAAACCAAAACTAAAAGTGTTCAAAAATGAAAATTGTCACCTAAAATATACTGTTGAAGCCGgacaacctccccatacttaaaaggTAGTACCGTCCTCAGTGCTCAGAATTAAGCAGAGTGGAGGGAGTCGTCACTAGCATCACCTCCACCATCAGCTGGTGGGTCCTGGGCCTCCTCATGATCAGAATTCTCTGATGGAGTATTCGATTCAGGTGGAATGTTAGTGCCGCCGGAGATCATGATCCTTCTCAAGTGCTTATAGCGACATTTAGAGCGGCGCTTCGAATGAACTATGTCCTAAGTTAACTGGTGGATCAGGTGGTAGAATGGTTGTAAGAATAATGGTAGTGTTACTGAGTCTGAAGGTGCTAAAGGTGAAGGAGCTGAGGCTGAAGGTCCCGCCTCTATAGATGATGCTGGTTGTTGTCTACTTCGTCGTCTAGGTGTAGGCTCAAGTTCAGGTCAATCGCCATGTGGAATTACCCTTTTGTGGCGGGAGACTATCGATCTCTCATCTGTAACTATTCAGATAACTTCAGTCTTCATGACTAACTGAATAATCATACATGAAAAGACGAAGTTGCCAATATAATGAGTCCACTCTATATATCATCTGATATGCCTTGAAAAGTATAACTGATTATCTTCCAAGACACACCAGACCATAACCGCCATATCAAAAATAATCTTAATCTCGTGGGTGCTCGACATCACATAATTGAACAGAATCTACTATCCAATACGGGCCTCATCGGTCAAAGAACGAACAAAAATCCCCTAAAAAGTCGTCTTATCAGATCCAGATATCCATAAACTCCTAAGTTTGACAATCACAGCCAACACTCTATCCCATTCAAAAAGTCTTCATCTTCCTTTCATTTTCTGCCTATATGCATCTTTTTCACACGGTATCCTAAACTTTTCGAATAAAAGATGGCTATTTAGTATTTACTCAAAACTAAAATATAGATTTACTCCCTAAACAAATTTTATGCTTATCAACAAAATCCTAGAATGTAATGCAAAGAAGGGTCCCAGTTTAAAGATTGCAGAGGAGGAGCCTCTGACAAACAGCCCGTGAAGCCACTATAGAAAAGATCTCTGACTACAGTACCTTGTGTGGAGGAAGAGAAAGCTACTATATTCTATTCATAAATCCCTCACCTTTTCAGTTTTCACTCccttctccaaaaaaaaaaaaccctctaATCTTAGTTTGGCAACACACAACACACAGTTCCAGTAACAAACAACTCtacaaaattcacaaaaatgGTGTCTCTCAGTTTCCCACAGTTCCACTTCCATCTATTTCTGATCATTTCAGGTTTGGGAGTGATATCCACCGTTGAATCAAAGACACATTGGGGTGACGCACAAGTTCTGAAGGAACTAAAGAACAAAATCGACCCCTCTTCTCTGACTCCAGGTTCATGCGTAAGCTCATGGAACTTCACCGTGGACCCATGCGACAACCTCTTCACCGAAAAGTTCACGTGCGGTTTCAGGTGCGACTCGGTTGTTTCCGGTTTAAGCCGAGTCACCGAACTCAGTCTCGACCAGGCGGGTTACTCCGGATCCCTCTCCTCCATCTTCTGGAACCTTCCCTACCTCGAAACCCTCGACGTTTCAAACAACTACTTCTCAGGCCAAATTCCCGAGTCATTTTCAAATCTGACTCGCTTGAGTCGACTCAGTCTTTCGCGAAACTCGTTCACCGGCGAAATTCCTTCTTCCCTTGGCTCCCTCTCCATGCTCGAAGAACTCTACCTGGATAACAACAATCTCGAAGGAACAATCCCTGAGAGTTTCAATAACGGGCTCAAAACCTTGAAAAGGCTTGAAATTCAGTTCAACAACCTCAACGGAGAACTTCCGAAGAATTTTGATTCTCTCAAAAACCTTAACTACTTAGACCTCAGTGACAATGGCGTCACCGGAAAATTGCCGGAGGCTTTACCGGAGTTTTTGGTTCAGATTTCAATGCGAAACAACTCCTTAAGTGGTT is a window from the Arachis hypogaea cultivar Tifrunner chromosome 1, arahy.Tifrunner.gnm2.J5K5, whole genome shotgun sequence genome containing:
- the LOC112789651 gene encoding uncharacterized protein, coding for MVSLSFPQFHFHLFLIISGLGVISTVESKTHWGDAQVLKELKNKIDPSSLTPGSCVSSWNFTVDPCDNLFTEKFTCGFRCDSVVSGLSRVTELSLDQAGYSGSLSSIFWNLPYLETLDVSNNYFSGQIPESFSNLTRLSRLSLSRNSFTGEIPSSLGSLSMLEELYLDNNNLEGTIPESFNNGLKTLKRLEIQFNNLNGELPKNFDSLKNLNYLDLSDNGVTGKLPEALPEFLVQISMRNNSLSGYLQPESFTKLKYLEVLDLSYNNFSGSVPFSLFQIPSLEQLTLSFNKFSSMNLASRYALDYLQSGLIAVDLSNNEIEGFLPMFLAMMPKLASLSMENNKLSGMIPTQFALKTVLPEPGVSPFERLLLGGNYLFGGIPSPLMALKPGSANVRLVGNCLYRCPLIFFFCQGGNQKSYQECKRFGHFIP